The Oceanidesulfovibrio indonesiensis genome contains the following window.
GATCGCCGAATTTCCCACCACGTTCGAAGCGGCCGAGGCCTCCCGCAAACACGGCATGAGCGTGCTGATGGGCGCGCCGAACATCGTGCGCGGCGGATCGCACTCCGGCAACGTCGCGGCAAGCAGGCTTGCTTCCCTCGGCCTGCTGGATATCCTCTCGTCCGACTACTACCCCGCCAGCCTGCTGGATGCGGCGTTCCGGGTGGCCGACAACGAGGACAACAGCTTTACGCTGCCGCAGGCGATTCGCCTGGTGACGAAAAACCCGGCATCGGCGCTTAATCTTCACGATCGCGGGGAAATCGCCGAGGGGAAACGCGCGGATCTGGTGCTGG
Protein-coding sequences here:
- a CDS encoding amidohydrolase family protein, which gives rise to SQPNRLKIAAMCRDRNIALASHDDATHDHVRESHQLGIAIAEFPTTFEAAEASRKHGMSVLMGAPNIVRGGSHSGNVAASRLASLGLLDILSSDYYPASLLDAAFRVADNEDNSFTLPQAIRLVTKNPASALNLHDRGEIAEGKRADLVLAHRKGEHSHIDHVWRQGKRVF